The Maniola jurtina chromosome 21, ilManJurt1.1, whole genome shotgun sequence genome contains the following window.
attaatcctaTTATACAAATTAGTATGCGAGCATTTTCGTTCGCTACACGAAATATATATAGacgattaattatttaattaattaatttaagataAAAACCACTCTGAAATTCTCacacgaattaaaaaaaaaatcgcaggTCGCGTGCTCGTGAAAACTAAATTCACCCTCCTAATTtgtacagaaatattttttttaactataaacaTTTAAGGTGAAGACATATTGAGCTGACATATGCAACGTATACAACGCATTGTGACGTCTGGATCCTTGATTTTATATGAAAACATATTGATTAGAAACGAACTCATCGTTTGCAAGGCAATCCCACATCTCACGCGACGTCAAGTTCCAATGTCCAAGATGGGAATGTGGAgcaaaatattcataaaaaaattcatgtCTTTACTATACAAttacatgaaatattttatgaatatttagctTTGAATATTGAGATAAATACGGACAAACATCTCAACCTTCCCGTAGAGTGGGACGCGTTGGATTgtgttacaataataattaaatttctaatgcatgttttcataaaaaatcaCGTGTCAAAATATCACAATACGTCGCATATGTTCAGTAAGTCACACCAATCTGTCTCCACCTTAATTTAAACACAACAAAGACCCGACACACAGACAGGCACCGCCCACAAGGAACTGTATATATAAAACACGCGCGCAAAACACACTAGTCAcagttttgaattaaaaattgcaGTGTGAATAGAAAACGGTCGATTTTCGAAATTCCTTGATAGATCACTCCGCCGTCCTTACAGACGGAACCGTGTCGACATATCCAACCATACACTCTGGCCCGGTTGTGTCTATAAAGACAGCGAGTGTGTGCGTTACATTAAATCCTGTGCTCTCTTAAAATCTACAAACATCTATATTTCACTTCCAAAACGAATATAACGATGCACTTTCACATCCCAAATTGAATCTTGAATTTTTTCACCCTTCAAAATCGTTTCTTCTTTCTCGTTAGTTAAAAGCACTCGTATCGATATCGTAGTCACCACCAGCAGACAGATGTGACTTCATACGTCATATCTTGTTCAAATCGAATATGtgatatgtatattgttagttAACAAGCTATTGagatcataatattgtattatctTGCTTTACTATATTCCAGTAGGCAGCAATGACATGTCCATCCAGCTCCGTATGGGTGGTAATGACATATCATTCCATGTTGCCATTGGTCTTTGTGACATGTCGGCCAATGTACCTTGTTGCGATAATATATCGGCCAAGGTGCCTCGCTGTAGTGAAATATCGGCCAAAGTGCTTCGCGTCGGTAGTGTATTTGGCATTAATTCGCGAGGTGGTAAAGAGAGATCGCCCAATGTAGCTCGTGTTGGAAATGATATATCGGCCAATGTTTCACTTTGTATCGACATATCGGGAAATCCTTGAGGTGGTAAAGATATATCAGCCAGCGCTCTTCGTGGTTGTAAAGACATTGGCTGTTGTGGATACGACATGTCGGCCAAAGATCCACGTTGCGGTAATGACATATCAGACATTCTTTCATCGGCCAATGATCTTCGTATTGGCATATCGGCCAGAGTTCTTTCTGCTGGCATATCAGCCAATATTCTTTCATTGACCAATAATCTTCGTGCTGGCATATCAGGTAATCTTCTTTCTACTGGCACATTGACCAATGAGCTTCGCACTGGCATATCAACCAACAATCTTTGTATGGACATATCTGCCCATGTTCTTTTAAGTGGCATATCTTCCATTGATCTTTGTACTGGCACATCAGCCAATGATCTCGGAACTGGCATGTCTGCACCTGGCAATGGCATATCGGCCAAGGATCTTCCTACTGGCATAGCTGGCACTGGCACATCGGCCTGTCTGTCCGCTGGCGGCGCGTGGCGAGCTCAGTCCGTGTACCACAGCTGCTGGTGATGCTGTGGGACGAGGTATGTGGGCGAGTAGGGCTGTAGGTAGCCAGGCAACCTCGCGCCGCTGCCGTGATGCGCCGGGGGCGGGGCGCCCACACCGCCCACGCCGCCGCTGGAAGCGTTGAACGTATATttagtataaatattaaaaagagaaaaaagttaaaaaaaccgtTGAACTTGTACCTGCACAGTACgcgattaaattttaataagatGTAATCACAATCTAAACACATCAAAGGAAAAGAAGAGTGGGTGACTGAGTGACTggctgactggtctatcaacacacagctcaaactaattaACCTTTGTGAACCTGCAtttatagcaaataaataattgtattgtattgcaaaataaatacatactaaGATCTAATAGACAGATCGGACTGAAATtcggtatgcagatagctatcatAACGTAGACACCCGCTAAGACAGGATTTCTAAAATATCAACATAAAGagggtaaaaaaaattgtttgaaatttgtatagtccacgcggacgaagttccgggcataagctagtctatCATAAATGAGTACTTTCTTCTACTGTCAATCAAGTGTGCCAGTTTTTTAATTCAAGCGTAGTGAGCTCGAAATTTTCTGTAGTAAAACTTCTTCAGGCGCGACTTGAGAGTTTCCGTAACTAAAATGGCCACCAAACTGTTATTTTCATAAGCAAAGCGTTAGGCTGTAATGCTTACGTGTGGTAATGATAAGTGGGCACGTATAGCGGCGCGGGCAGGTACCCCGGCGACACGCCACCCGGCGACAGCACGCCACCGCCCGACACGCCCGCCACGCCACTCACGCCACTCGTCACGGCGCCCACACCACCCACGCCCGTCACGCCACTCGTACTCCTGAAAATGACGAAATTACCTTATGTCAAAGTAGAAACTTATCGTATGATAAATTGGTGCTTGTTCAGTATTTTTTCTAAATGTTTGTATTTCAGACCAAAAATTTGAAgcgaaaacttctttaggcgattttgggatgggtaaaaactaaaaacttcaaggtcgcgtcaccgacatgctaatgttaacAGTACTCGGAATGCG
Protein-coding sequences here:
- the LOC123876191 gene encoding uncharacterized protein LOC123876191 produces the protein MPVGRSLADMPLPGADMPVPRSLADVPVQRSMEDMPLKRTWADMSIQRLLVDMPVRSSLVNVPVERRLPDMPARRLLVNERILADMPAERTLADMPIRRSLADERMSDMSLPQRGSLADMSYPQQPMSLQPRRALADISLPPQGFPDMSIQSETLADISLQRGTLADILSQQGTLADMSQRPMATWNDMSLPPIRSWMDMSLLPTGI